The following proteins are co-located in the Pyxicephalus adspersus chromosome Z, UCB_Pads_2.0, whole genome shotgun sequence genome:
- the PRRT1 gene encoding proline-rich transmembrane protein 1 encodes MSSEKTGPPDSGPHSSPPPYNQPVGEGPCNGVIPGYNDPPPQPASATLPRQDAIAYQQEPPFTGQPPPPQGYVVQTHNPTGTLPVGGYVSQPTGYPMHLQPCTAYVPVYPMGTQYQAGTVPPQPGIPPPQIPPGLALLEPRRPPHDYMPIAVLTTICCFWPTGVIAIIKAVQVRTALARGDIMSAEIASREARNFSFISLAIGIAAMVLCTILTVVIIIAAQHHDNDWGN; translated from the exons ATGTCCAGCGAGAAGACAG GGCCTCCGGACTCTGGACCCCACAGCTCTCCCCCACCTTATAATCAGCCTGTAGGTGAGGGCCCCTGCAATGGGGTTATTCCAGGTTATAATGATCCACCACCCCAGCCAGCCAGTGCCACCCTTCCCCGTCAGGACGCAATTGCATACCAACAGGAGCCGCCTTTCACAGGCCAGCCACCACCTCCCCAGGGGTATGTGGTGCAGACGCACAATCCCACGGGGACCCTGCCAGTCGGAGGGTATGTGTCTCAACCTACAGGCTATCCAATGCACCTGCAACCCTGCACGGCCTATGTACCAGTATACCCCATGGGAACG CAATATCAAGCTGGAACCGTCCCACCACAGCCTGGCATCCCCCCTCCACAGATCCCCCCGGGATTGGCACTACTAGAACCCCGTCGACCGCCTCATGACTACATGCCGATTGCTGTGCTTACCACAATCTGCTGCTTTTGGCCCACTGGTGTGATCGCCATTATCAAGGCTGTGCAG GTCAGGACAGCTCTGGCTCGAGGGGACATTATGTCAGCAGAAATAGCCTCTCGTGAAGCTCGGAATTTCTCCTTCATTAGTCTGGCCATTGGGATTGCTGCCATGGTCTTGTGCACCATCCTCACAGTGGTTATTATCATCGCAGCTCAGCATCATGACAATGATTGGGGTAACTGA